The proteins below come from a single Kitasatospora sp. NBC_00315 genomic window:
- a CDS encoding S41 family peptidase: protein MTAPGYLRYPHLRDGLLAFTAEDDVWVAPLAADGTVERAWRVSCDRTRVSHPRLSPDGRTLAWTSWQALTPEVWTAPSEGGEALRLSYWGSQDTRVRGWLPDGEVLAVTSYHEPFAHYTWAHALPVDGSPAGKLPWGPVGDAQMSREHTVLLTGSAPHEPAAWKRYRGGAVGRLWVDGERLLPDLRGHLASPMPVGGADGPRIAFLSDHEGIGNLYSCRPDGTDLRRHTDHAAYYAREAATDGTRIVYQHAGDVWLLDGLEAAEPRRLDVPLGGARAGRRPYQVNAASHIKDLACDATGRSGVITVRGSQYWLTHRDGPARALADTPGVRTRLPLVLGHSGEVCWITDAEGDDAVEIAPLPGSEHQQHQQAVPRRIAGGRIGRVLEFSASPDGRTLAVAASDGRLLLVDAADGEVREIAASTHGPVSSAVFSPDSRWVAWSQPTAGRSLRRIRLTRTDAAAPVTDVTDGRFEDEQPVFTRDGLYLVFLSWRGFDPVHDVHTGDMSFPLGCRPYLVPLAADTPSPFAAPTEARPGAPVPTAGAGSAGDGTVSVEPQGIAGRLVQFPVIASKYSATDAVRGGVVWLRWPISGTLGQTFASPDDTSGRPSLEHFDLARGTRSTLVDKLDGYAVSGDGGSVAVYSAGALRIVPVAAPAAAVGVDLRRITHTVHPAAEWRQAYHEAARVVGDQFWDQGMSGLDWPALTAQYEPLLERIAGPDDFADLLRELLGELGTSHAYVTPSRRGEGPAPVQQPLGLLGANAHRSPDGRWLLERILPGESSDPRARAPLAAHGVKAGDELLAVAGRAPDPVRGPGPLLSGTGGTTVELTLRSGPEAPARRITVTPLTDERPIRYQAWVARRRELVREFSDGRCGYLHIPDLGGSGWAQFNRDLRRELDKPALVLDVRGNAGGNVSELVLEKLSRRVLAWDFSRGRQPVRYPRDAPRGPVVALADEATSSDGDVIITAIKLLGLGPVVGARTWGGVVGMTGRHQLGDGTQISVPKNASWFTGDLGWSVENHGAEPDVHVLRGPHEWARGRHVELTTAVGLALELLEDTPASVPPPADTPRPDLRRPPLPPR, encoded by the coding sequence GTGACGGCGCCCGGCTACCTCCGATACCCCCACCTGCGTGACGGCCTGCTGGCCTTCACCGCCGAGGACGACGTCTGGGTCGCCCCGCTGGCCGCGGACGGTACGGTCGAGCGGGCCTGGCGGGTCAGCTGCGACCGCACCCGGGTCAGCCATCCTCGGCTCTCCCCCGACGGGCGGACCCTCGCCTGGACCAGCTGGCAGGCCCTCACCCCCGAGGTCTGGACCGCCCCCTCCGAGGGCGGCGAGGCCCTGCGGCTCTCCTACTGGGGCAGCCAGGACACCCGGGTCCGGGGCTGGCTGCCGGACGGCGAGGTGCTGGCGGTCACCTCGTACCACGAGCCGTTCGCCCACTACACCTGGGCGCACGCGCTGCCGGTCGACGGATCCCCCGCCGGCAAGCTGCCCTGGGGGCCGGTCGGCGACGCCCAGATGAGCCGCGAGCACACCGTCCTGCTCACCGGCTCCGCACCGCACGAACCCGCCGCGTGGAAGCGCTACCGGGGCGGCGCGGTCGGCCGGCTGTGGGTGGACGGCGAACGTCTGCTGCCCGACCTGCGCGGCCACCTCGCCTCCCCGATGCCGGTCGGCGGAGCGGACGGGCCACGGATCGCCTTCCTCTCCGACCACGAGGGCATCGGCAACCTCTACTCCTGCCGCCCCGACGGCACCGACCTGCGCCGGCACACCGACCACGCCGCCTACTACGCCCGCGAGGCCGCCACCGACGGGACCAGGATCGTCTACCAGCACGCCGGGGACGTCTGGCTGCTCGACGGCCTGGAGGCCGCCGAGCCCCGGCGACTGGACGTGCCGCTCGGCGGCGCCCGGGCGGGCCGGCGTCCGTACCAGGTCAACGCCGCCTCCCACATCAAGGACCTGGCCTGCGACGCGACCGGCCGCAGCGGTGTGATCACCGTGCGCGGCAGCCAGTACTGGCTCACCCACCGGGACGGTCCGGCCAGGGCGCTGGCCGACACCCCCGGGGTCCGCACCCGGCTGCCGCTGGTGCTCGGCCACAGCGGCGAGGTCTGCTGGATCACCGACGCCGAGGGCGACGACGCCGTCGAGATCGCCCCGCTGCCCGGCAGCGAGCACCAGCAGCACCAGCAGGCCGTCCCGCGCCGGATCGCCGGCGGCCGGATCGGCCGGGTGCTGGAGTTCTCCGCCTCCCCGGACGGCCGCACGCTGGCGGTCGCCGCCTCCGACGGCCGGCTGCTGCTGGTCGACGCCGCCGACGGCGAGGTCCGCGAGATCGCCGCCTCCACCCACGGGCCGGTCTCCAGCGCCGTCTTCTCCCCCGACTCGCGCTGGGTCGCGTGGTCCCAGCCGACCGCCGGGCGCTCGCTGCGCCGGATCCGGCTGACCCGGACCGACGCCGCCGCCCCGGTCACCGACGTCACCGACGGCCGCTTCGAGGACGAGCAGCCGGTCTTCACCCGGGACGGCCTCTACCTGGTCTTCCTGTCCTGGCGCGGCTTCGACCCGGTGCACGACGTGCACACGGGCGACATGTCCTTCCCGCTCGGCTGCCGCCCCTACCTCGTCCCGCTGGCGGCCGACACCCCCTCACCGTTCGCCGCCCCCACCGAGGCACGTCCGGGCGCGCCGGTGCCGACGGCCGGCGCGGGCAGCGCGGGGGACGGCACGGTGAGCGTCGAACCGCAGGGCATCGCCGGCCGGCTGGTGCAGTTCCCGGTGATCGCGTCCAAGTACTCCGCCACCGACGCGGTGCGCGGCGGGGTGGTCTGGCTGCGCTGGCCGATCTCCGGCACGCTGGGCCAGACCTTCGCCAGTCCGGACGACACCTCGGGCCGGCCCTCGCTGGAGCACTTCGACCTGGCCAGGGGCACCCGCAGCACGCTGGTCGACAAGCTGGACGGCTACGCGGTCTCCGGCGACGGCGGCTCGGTCGCGGTCTACTCCGCCGGCGCCCTGCGGATCGTCCCGGTGGCCGCGCCCGCGGCGGCGGTCGGCGTCGACCTGCGGCGGATCACCCATACCGTCCACCCGGCCGCCGAGTGGCGCCAGGCGTACCACGAGGCCGCCCGGGTGGTCGGCGACCAGTTCTGGGACCAGGGGATGAGCGGCCTGGACTGGCCCGCCCTGACCGCGCAGTACGAACCGCTGCTGGAGCGGATCGCCGGCCCCGACGACTTCGCCGACCTGCTGCGCGAACTCCTCGGCGAGCTCGGCACCTCGCACGCCTACGTCACGCCGTCCCGGCGCGGCGAGGGTCCGGCGCCCGTCCAGCAGCCGCTGGGCCTGCTCGGCGCCAACGCCCACCGCTCCCCCGACGGGCGCTGGCTGCTGGAGCGCATCCTGCCCGGCGAGTCCTCCGACCCCCGGGCGCGGGCCCCGCTGGCGGCCCACGGGGTCAAGGCCGGCGACGAACTGCTGGCCGTCGCCGGGCGCGCGCCCGACCCGGTCCGGGGCCCCGGCCCGCTGCTGTCGGGCACCGGTGGCACCACCGTCGAACTCACCCTGCGCAGCGGCCCCGAGGCCCCCGCCCGCCGGATCACCGTCACCCCGCTCACCGACGAGCGGCCGATCCGCTACCAGGCCTGGGTGGCCCGGCGCCGTGAGCTGGTCAGGGAGTTCAGCGACGGCCGATGCGGCTATCTGCACATCCCGGACCTCGGCGGCTCCGGCTGGGCCCAGTTCAACCGGGACCTGCGCCGCGAGCTCGACAAACCGGCCCTCGTACTGGACGTACGCGGCAACGCCGGCGGCAACGTCTCGGAGCTGGTGCTGGAGAAGCTCAGCCGCCGCGTCCTCGCCTGGGACTTCAGCCGGGGCCGGCAGCCCGTGCGCTACCCGAGGGACGCGCCGCGCGGGCCGGTGGTGGCGCTCGCGGACGAGGCCACCAGTTCGGACGGCGACGTGATCATCACCGCCATCAAGCTGCTGGGCCTCGGCCCGGTGGTCGGCGCCCGTACCTGGGGCGGGGTGGTCGGCATGACCGGCCGGCACCAGCTCGGCGACGGCACCCAGATCTCGGTCCCGAAGAACGCCTCCTGGTTCACCGGTGATCTCGGCTGGTCGGTGGAGAACCACGGCGCGGAGCCGGACGTCCACGTGCTGCGCGGCCCGCACGAATGGGCGCGGGGCCGACACGTCGAGCTGACCACCGCGGTCGGACTGGCCCTGGAACTCCTGGAGGACACCCCCGCCTCGGTGCCGCCGCCGGCCGACACCCCCCGCCCCGACCTGCGCCGGCCGCCGCTGCCGCCCCGCTGA
- a CDS encoding helix-turn-helix domain-containing protein, with product MPASPSTSVQAARAAVASRLRDIRLDAGITGRELAVRCGWSESKSSRIENGKTPPADADIKAWCTACGADEQAGDIIAANRNADSMYVQWRRVQRTGLRRLQESSVPLYQATQRFRAYCSNVVPGFLQTSGYATALLSSIASFRNTPNDVSEAVASRLARSQIIYEPDHSFALLIEETVLHYQIGDTEVMAGQLGHLLAVMSLPSVSLGIIPFRKRRNMWAIETFTMFDERRVNVELLSAAVTVTAPDEISDYLKAFGELSKQAVYGATARSLITSAVDSLG from the coding sequence ATGCCCGCATCACCATCAACCAGCGTCCAAGCCGCACGCGCAGCCGTTGCATCGCGGCTGCGCGACATACGGTTGGATGCTGGTATCACGGGGCGTGAGCTGGCCGTCCGGTGCGGCTGGAGCGAGTCGAAATCTTCCCGGATAGAAAATGGTAAGACGCCGCCGGCTGACGCCGATATCAAAGCGTGGTGTACGGCCTGCGGGGCGGATGAGCAGGCCGGAGACATCATTGCGGCCAACCGCAACGCCGACTCGATGTATGTCCAGTGGCGGCGGGTGCAGCGAACCGGACTGCGACGCCTACAGGAATCGTCGGTCCCCCTCTACCAGGCAACCCAAAGGTTCCGAGCCTACTGCTCGAATGTGGTCCCTGGATTTCTGCAAACATCCGGGTACGCAACCGCGCTGCTGTCCTCGATCGCATCGTTCCGCAACACCCCTAACGATGTGAGCGAAGCGGTTGCCTCGCGGCTCGCCAGGTCGCAGATCATTTACGAACCGGATCATAGCTTTGCATTGCTGATCGAAGAAACGGTCCTGCATTATCAGATCGGTGATACGGAAGTCATGGCGGGACAGCTCGGGCATTTGCTTGCCGTGATGTCACTTCCTTCCGTTTCTCTGGGCATCATCCCGTTCCGCAAGCGGCGCAACATGTGGGCCATTGAGACGTTCACCATGTTCGATGAGCGTCGCGTGAATGTGGAGCTTCTTTCTGCGGCGGTTACCGTGACCGCGCCGGACGAGATTTCCGACTACCTCAAAGCGTTTGGCGAATTGTCGAAGCAAGCCGTCTACGGTGCTACCGCGCGGTCATTGATCACCTCGGCGGTTGACTCCCTCGGGTGA
- a CDS encoding phosphocholine-specific phospholipase C, protein MSELSRRKFMALSASAAAGAAVAGSAATGAAPASAAALTSTGTLTDAQHIVVLMQENRSFDHYFGTLRGVRGFADRSAIQIAGGYSVFNQPNGLGRQYPWAFSSTKPAGGADPERLAQCNGDLAHSWNDQHTAWNSGKLDSWVLAKGNVRTLGHLQRADIPFHFALAENWTICDAYFCSTLSATGPNRTFHWSGTIDPAGTAGGPAYNGGDESGLRWQTYAEALQNAGVSWKVYQNAADNYGDNALAYFKQFTDAAAGTPLHDRGMGSVPKVTGRTPDDIAAAIRADVLNGTLPQVSWIVADQASSEHPYATPADGAHFVHMVIDALNADPNVFNSTIMFLNYDENDGFFDHVPPPSPPAGTAGEFYGNTAIGLGFRVPLIAVSPWSRGGWVNSEVFDHTSVLRFLERWTSAIGKPANCPNISAWRRKVTGDLTGVFDFANPVYGMPALPNTDATIGLAACGPLSNPAPVNNALPVQESGTRPARALPYQPNANLDHLEFASGSVMKVWLKMSNTGTAAVNAAHFAAYANAYRSGGPWQYTVDAGAEQSDFFNCGSGYGNGPYDLSVTGPNRFLRRFKGDATKAGKNVAVTASYAVEPGTGKLALWFRLANAGTTAVKFTITSNAYRADGPWTYQVPAGGNVSDWFNAVAYQNGWYDFTVTVDADSSWSQRFSGHLETGAASITG, encoded by the coding sequence ATGTCCGAGCTGAGTCGTAGGAAGTTCATGGCACTGTCGGCGAGTGCGGCGGCCGGTGCGGCGGTGGCGGGTTCGGCCGCCACCGGCGCCGCGCCCGCCTCGGCGGCGGCGCTGACGAGCACCGGCACACTCACCGACGCCCAGCACATCGTGGTGCTGATGCAGGAGAACCGCAGCTTCGACCACTACTTCGGGACGCTGCGCGGGGTGCGCGGGTTCGCCGACCGCAGCGCGATCCAGATCGCCGGCGGCTACAGCGTCTTCAACCAGCCCAACGGCCTGGGCCGGCAGTACCCCTGGGCGTTCAGCTCCACCAAGCCCGCGGGCGGTGCCGACCCGGAGCGCCTCGCGCAGTGCAACGGCGACCTCGCGCACTCCTGGAACGACCAGCACACCGCGTGGAACAGCGGCAAGCTCGACTCCTGGGTGCTCGCCAAGGGCAACGTCCGGACCCTGGGCCACCTGCAGCGCGCCGACATCCCCTTCCACTTCGCGCTCGCGGAGAACTGGACGATCTGCGACGCGTACTTCTGCTCCACGCTGAGCGCCACCGGGCCCAACCGCACCTTCCACTGGAGCGGCACCATCGACCCGGCCGGCACCGCGGGCGGCCCGGCCTACAACGGCGGCGACGAGTCCGGCCTGCGCTGGCAGACCTACGCCGAGGCGCTCCAGAACGCGGGCGTCAGCTGGAAGGTCTACCAGAACGCCGCCGACAACTACGGTGACAACGCCCTCGCCTACTTCAAGCAGTTCACCGACGCCGCCGCCGGCACCCCGCTGCACGACAGGGGCATGGGCTCCGTTCCCAAGGTCACCGGCAGGACCCCGGACGACATCGCCGCCGCGATCCGCGCCGACGTGCTCAACGGCACGCTGCCGCAGGTCTCCTGGATCGTCGCGGACCAGGCCTCCTCCGAGCACCCCTACGCCACGCCCGCCGACGGCGCGCACTTCGTGCACATGGTGATCGACGCCCTCAACGCGGACCCGAACGTCTTCAACTCCACCATCATGTTCCTCAACTACGACGAGAACGACGGGTTCTTCGACCACGTCCCGCCGCCGTCGCCGCCGGCCGGCACCGCCGGCGAGTTCTACGGCAACACCGCGATCGGCCTCGGTTTCCGCGTCCCGCTGATCGCCGTCTCCCCGTGGAGCCGGGGCGGCTGGGTCAACTCCGAGGTGTTCGACCACACCTCGGTGCTGCGCTTCCTGGAGCGCTGGACCTCCGCCATCGGCAAGCCCGCGAACTGCCCGAACATCAGCGCCTGGCGCCGCAAGGTGACCGGCGACCTCACCGGCGTCTTCGACTTCGCCAACCCGGTGTACGGGATGCCCGCGCTGCCCAACACCGACGCCACCATCGGCCTGGCCGCCTGCGGACCGCTCTCCAACCCGGCGCCGGTCAACAACGCGCTGCCCGTGCAGGAGTCCGGCACCCGCCCCGCCCGCGCGCTGCCCTACCAGCCGAACGCCAACCTGGACCACCTGGAGTTCGCCTCCGGCAGCGTCATGAAGGTCTGGCTGAAGATGTCCAACACCGGGACGGCCGCGGTCAACGCCGCGCACTTCGCCGCCTACGCCAACGCCTACCGCAGCGGCGGCCCCTGGCAGTACACGGTGGACGCCGGCGCCGAGCAGAGCGACTTCTTCAACTGCGGCTCCGGGTACGGCAACGGCCCCTACGACCTCAGCGTCACCGGTCCCAACCGCTTCCTGCGGCGCTTCAAGGGCGACGCCACCAAGGCCGGCAAGAACGTCGCGGTCACCGCCTCCTACGCGGTCGAGCCGGGCACCGGCAAGCTCGCGCTCTGGTTCAGGCTCGCCAACGCCGGCACCACCGCGGTGAAGTTCACCATCACCTCGAACGCGTACCGCGCCGACGGCCCCTGGACGTACCAGGTCCCGGCGGGCGGCAACGTCAGCGACTGGTTCAACGCCGTCGCCTACCAGAACGGCTGGTACGACTTCACCGTCACGGTGGACGCGGACAGCAGCTGGTCGCAGCGGTTCTCCGGCCACCTGGAGACCGGCGCCGCCAGCATCACCGGCTGA
- a CDS encoding adenosylhomocysteinase, producing METSERARLDTYFGKIARQFTPAERPASLLVTHLLPERPSFVRAVATLSELRAVLPKPKSIDTSARREIEQTIPCDELSRDLFNDEDTAVTYLETRAAGEDVVLLDVGGYFAPSLSALCDRFSGRILGVVEDTENGHQRYAEYAKLSCPVVSVARSPLKDPEDFLVGQSVVFSAEALMRGRGDILPGRPALVIGFGKLGSSIARLLHAKGVQVTVYDIDPVRRAQALSQGFAVAQDRDRAIRRAGLVLCATGALALRGEDFPQLRNGAYVATVTSSEDELELDGLPDGYARAHSGDSVTRYSTTGHYFYLMNNGNAVNFLHGASVGPFIFLVQAEILAGVRVLARGDLDPGMHEVPAEDRAAIAATWLNYYNR from the coding sequence ATGGAGACCTCAGAGCGTGCACGGCTCGACACATACTTCGGCAAGATCGCCCGACAGTTCACCCCGGCGGAGCGCCCGGCTTCGCTGCTGGTCACTCATCTGCTGCCCGAACGCCCGTCTTTCGTTCGTGCCGTGGCCACGCTGTCGGAACTGCGTGCGGTCCTGCCCAAGCCCAAGTCCATCGACACCAGCGCCCGGCGCGAGATCGAACAGACCATCCCTTGTGACGAACTGTCCCGGGACCTGTTCAACGACGAGGACACGGCCGTGACCTACCTGGAGACCCGGGCAGCCGGGGAAGACGTGGTGCTGTTGGACGTAGGCGGGTACTTCGCGCCGTCACTGAGCGCCCTTTGTGACCGGTTCTCCGGCCGCATCCTCGGCGTGGTGGAGGACACCGAGAACGGCCACCAGCGGTACGCCGAGTACGCAAAGCTGTCGTGCCCCGTCGTTTCGGTGGCGCGGAGCCCGCTCAAGGACCCCGAAGACTTCCTGGTCGGCCAGTCCGTCGTGTTCAGCGCCGAGGCCCTGATGCGCGGGCGCGGGGACATCCTGCCCGGCCGTCCGGCGCTGGTGATCGGCTTCGGGAAGCTGGGCAGTTCCATCGCCCGCTTGCTGCACGCCAAGGGCGTTCAGGTCACCGTGTACGACATCGACCCCGTGAGGCGGGCACAGGCCCTCTCGCAGGGCTTCGCCGTCGCGCAGGACCGTGACCGGGCCATCCGGCGGGCTGGGCTGGTGCTGTGCGCCACGGGAGCGCTTGCCCTGCGGGGTGAGGACTTCCCGCAGCTTCGGAACGGGGCCTACGTCGCCACCGTCACCAGCAGCGAAGACGAATTGGAGCTGGACGGGCTGCCGGACGGATACGCCCGAGCGCACTCCGGCGACAGCGTGACCCGGTACAGCACCACGGGCCACTACTTCTATCTGATGAACAACGGAAACGCCGTCAACTTCCTTCACGGCGCTAGCGTTGGGCCGTTCATCTTCCTCGTTCAAGCCGAGATTCTGGCCGGCGTTCGAGTGCTCGCCCGGGGTGATCTCGACCCGGGCATGCACGAGGTACCGGCGGAGGACCGGGCCGCCATCGCGGCAACCTGGCTCAACTACTACAACAGGTGA
- a CDS encoding pentapeptide repeat-containing protein, with protein sequence MRPSAMPPSVPDRLDDLSYAHLLQPHVGPLRRDERYDTVHFDGGEYTDQAANGATFLECAFTGVAMSGTKLRQARFNEVWVQGSRWVACDLSEGEWQDASLLGGVLAGIALHGSALRRVVLRQCKLEAVNLRAAVLRDVVFEDCVLRDVDFGDAKLTGVTFPGSSLEEVRLRGAKLSKTDLRGAVRLGLSDGHEGLRGALISSTQLFELAPQFAQALGITVKDR encoded by the coding sequence GTGAGGCCCTCCGCCATGCCGCCGTCCGTCCCCGACAGGCTCGACGACCTGTCGTACGCCCACCTCCTCCAGCCGCACGTCGGACCGCTGCGGCGGGACGAGCGCTACGACACCGTGCACTTCGACGGCGGGGAGTACACCGACCAGGCGGCGAACGGCGCGACGTTCCTGGAGTGCGCCTTCACCGGGGTGGCGATGAGCGGGACGAAGCTGCGCCAGGCGCGGTTCAACGAGGTGTGGGTGCAGGGCAGCCGCTGGGTGGCGTGCGACCTGTCCGAGGGCGAGTGGCAGGACGCCTCCCTGCTGGGCGGGGTGCTGGCGGGGATCGCCCTGCACGGGTCGGCGCTGCGCCGGGTGGTGCTGCGCCAGTGCAAGCTGGAGGCGGTCAACCTGCGCGCCGCCGTCCTGCGGGACGTGGTCTTCGAGGACTGCGTGCTGCGGGACGTCGACTTCGGCGACGCCAAGCTGACCGGGGTGACGTTTCCCGGCTCCTCGCTGGAGGAGGTCCGGCTGCGCGGGGCCAAGCTCAGCAAGACCGACCTGCGCGGCGCCGTGCGGCTCGGGCTCAGCGACGGGCACGAGGGGCTGCGCGGCGCGCTGATCAGCAGTACCCAGCTCTTCGAGCTGGCGCCGCAGTTCGCCCAGGCGCTCGGCATCACGGTGAAGGATCGATGA
- a CDS encoding DUF6879 family protein: protein MPPSVPSFAELLARCSRSAVHFEARDDYGSNERFEAWKAGHRNNWEDRSSWWLPFHSLIEDAVARGVSVRRVRVVSEPVSEYIRWEHYTTRANEEAGEQVRWLPRRQGSDILIPTNDYWAFDGGFLRVHHFSGSGSIVEDEITESPELVKLYSNAFESIWERAIPHAQYHV from the coding sequence ATGCCGCCGAGCGTGCCCAGCTTCGCTGAGCTGCTGGCCCGCTGTTCGCGCTCCGCCGTTCATTTCGAGGCGCGAGACGACTACGGGAGCAACGAGCGGTTCGAGGCATGGAAGGCAGGCCACCGGAACAACTGGGAAGACCGTTCTTCCTGGTGGCTCCCCTTCCACTCCCTGATTGAGGATGCCGTGGCCCGTGGCGTTTCAGTGCGGCGAGTGCGCGTTGTATCGGAGCCGGTAAGCGAGTACATCCGATGGGAACATTACACGACTCGCGCCAATGAAGAGGCAGGGGAACAAGTTCGCTGGCTCCCGCGCCGCCAAGGGTCCGATATCCTCATTCCGACGAATGACTACTGGGCGTTCGACGGCGGATTTCTGCGCGTCCACCATTTCTCGGGCTCCGGGTCGATCGTCGAAGACGAGATCACGGAGTCACCGGAGTTGGTGAAGCTCTACAGCAATGCATTCGAATCCATCTGGGAGCGGGCTATCCCGCACGCCCAGTACCACGTCTAG